The Lolium rigidum isolate FL_2022 chromosome 1, APGP_CSIRO_Lrig_0.1, whole genome shotgun sequence region AGAGAAAAATATCATGGTTAAGTTGTCTCCATTTAGTGCGGCCGATTGTTGGGGGTGATCTACCCATGTACTAATAGAAATTATTTTCCCAAAAAGGCAATCACGTGGATGGGCGGAAGGTGGTAAACACGAAACCAATTGCCTCGAAAAAGAAGGAAGCACGGCATCATGCCATCAGTAATGCCACGGGCGGCGCATATCTCCACCGTTGTTTTACATTGTGATTCGGTTAAGAACCGCGCGGATATGCACCGATTATTGCTCGTATATTCCGACCCCAAAAAATGTACATAATGTACCTAACTTTCATTTGGGATTCGGGTATGCAAGGCACGGCATATATGCACAAACAACAATCAATTACCACTCGCAAGGGCGGGGCGGTTGTAAACACATAAccaattgctttgcagaaaaaaaGGGAACACGGAACCGCATCATCACCATTGCCATTTACGAGTTGATTCCGCGAGGGCCCATATCTATACCTTTTTTTGTTGTGATTCGGGTTCGCGTGCTAGGACAGGGCCGGTGGTAAGCAAAGAACCAATTATCTTTAAAAAAGAAGGAACACGTCATCACATCACCACTATTATTGTTTTATGAGCTTATATTGTGTCTGACGCATACCTCAACCGTTGTTTTCGTTGGGATTCAGGTACACAAGGTGTGGCATATATGCACAACACAACAATCCATTATCGCTCGCATATTTCGACTCCAAAGAAAGATCTACATAATGTACCCAACTTTCATATTCGGCCGCTTGCAAGGACGGGGCGTTGTAAACACGGAACCAATTGTCTTGAAAAAAGCAAATGAAGGGATCACATACATCATGTCATCACTATTGCCGTTTACGAGCTGATCCAGCGTGCGATGCATATCTCTATATTGTTTTTCACTAGAATTCAAGTACGCAAGTGCGGCATATATGCACAGCACAACAATCAATTATCACTCGCATGTTTCGACCCCCAAAAAAGGTCTACATAATGTAGCTACGATCCATATTCGATCGCGTGTAAGGACAGAGCGGTGGTAAACACGGAATCAATTGccttgaaaaaaaaaaggaaacacgACTTCACATCATCACTACTGTCGTTTACGAGCTGATCACGCGAGTCGTGAATATCTCTATGTTGTTTTTCATTGGAATTCAGGTACACAAGTGCGGCATATATGCACAACACAGCAATCAATTATCACTCGCATATTTCAAACCCCCAAAAAGGTCTACATAATGTACCTAACTTTCATATTCGATCACGTGCAAGAATAGGATGGTGGTAAACACGGAACCAATTTccttgaaaaagaaaaagaaggaaacACGACCTCATGTCATCACTAATTTCATTGGAGTCTCACAAAAAATGGTATATTTTCGATTAGCTCCATGTATAAAGCATTATGCCTCTCTTCCCAACCGGTACGAAATAATAAAtacatctggaagatgaagatatctCTCAAAACtaaggtctttgcatggtatcttcgtcgaggggtgattcttactaaagataaccttgtaaaacgTAACTGGCAAGGTTGTacgaaatgtgtgttctgtcacgaagaagagacaataaaacaccttttcttcaactgtcgagttgctagatctatatggtcaatcatttagataggttctaccttataccctcctCGTAGCACTGCAAACATTTTTGGTAGttggctaaatggggtggattctaggtacaaAACGATTATCAGAGTGTGAGCGATTGCGGTTGCATGGTTGCTTTGGCTATGtaaaaatgacaaggtttttaatgataaaagttcctctcttatgcaggtcatctaccggtgtacgAATTTGccccgttcatggtcgccacttcagcgtttggaggatcgcggcctctttatggaggtgtctacacgattggagaacatGGCCACGGAGTTTATttaccaacatgggtggctgcatagtcggagGATTGAAGCCAACGGAGCGTCATAGTAGCTGGCTTTTTTAAAGTTTCTTGTGTATCATGTCGATGAATTCTGGACTTctgaacggttgtgtgcatcataattatgcagaggctgggtgtaatgcttaaaactattttgagtaataaagcaccCCTTATCGAAAAATGTCATCATGGCGCATATCTGTACATTGTTTTTCACCAGATATTAGGTACGCAACGTGCAACATATATGCGCGCACAACACAACAATCGATTATGGTTAACATATTTCACCCCCCAGAAAAGGTCTACATAATATACCTAACTTTCATATTCGATCGCGTGCCGGGACGGGGCGGTGGTAAACACGGAACCAATTGCCTTTAAAAAAAAGAAGGGAACACgacatcacatcatcactattgcCGTCTACGAGCTGATCACGCCATATCTCTATGTTGTTTTCATTGGAATCCAGGTACGCAACGTGCGGCGTATATGCACGACACAACAATCAATTATCAGGGCCTGTCAATTATTGCTCGCATATTTCGACTCAAAAATGTCTACATAATGTACCTAACTTCCATATTTGATCAGATGCATGGACAGGGCGGTGGTAAACACGAACCAATTGCCTTGAAAAAAAAAAGGTAACATGTCATCAGGCCATTAGTATTGCCTTACTTTTAGCTGATCCTGCGTGTGCTGCATATCTCTACTTTTTTTCAATGGGATTCGGGTGCACGGGGTTGGATGGCAGGCCTGGTAAGATCAATGCGATaatccctcttgaagatggagtcgaggaagacaccGGTAGCagctgtggcgtgtgcgttggcatgcGTTGAGAGTTtgattgactggatgtgcttctcatctgctattgggctgcctgggaaggcatttttttagatgatgtaagttggtgtattgtcaccctcctTATctactgtaggtttagcgaggtggcttcgagttttgatcttttgtattgctttttgtaaggtgttgtgaataatctaataaaaaaaccgtGTGTATCCTTTAGATGCAGAAGCTGGAGCGatatttccccatttcgaaaaaaaaattgatTGTCGCTTGCATATTTCAGCCCCACAAAAAGGAGTGCATATAATTTATCGAACTTCCATATTGAATCGTGTGCATGGACGGGAACACGGAACCGCCATGACTAATCACGAGAGAGTTTGAATTTGCATTTGACACCGTGACACGACGAGGAGAAAAGAAATAGATGATGGCAGATGCAGCGAACCTTATCTGAGACCACGTCCGTTCCAGGGGTCCAACCGCAAAACTCCCCGCCCAGACGGGTATAAAACGAGGGAGAGCGCGGGCATCCGAGGGCAGCACCAGCACACAACTGCCACAGCCCACAGCCGCGGCGCCACATATCTCTCCTTCGGCCAACCCggcgagccgccgccgttgtTTTTTTCCATTCAATTTGATCCGACTTCGGAAGAAGATGACGGTGGGAGCCGGGATCGCGGTCCAGGAAGACGGCAGCCTGGTGGCGCTGGGGGCCACGGTCCTGACGGAGGTGCGCGACAATGTGCTCGTCACGCCGGCAGCCGGGGGCGGGATGCTCGACGGCGCCTTCCTCGGCGTTCGGTCCGCTCCCGCCGGCAGCCGCAGCGTCTTCCCCGTCGGGAAGCTCAGGTGAGCGGACAGGAGCTGCGTGTGTTGTTCGCTTTCTCTGCTGTTCCAGAGCTGTCTGTTTTGTCCTTTGCGTTATATTTTCTGTTTAATAATAGTCCTAGTATGGTTTATTTGATGCCTGTCATGTGCAAGAATCATCTGTAGTTTGCAATCTTGTCTTGTCTGCGCTCTTGGTAAGTAGGAATAGTAGTTCCTGGAAAGTAAAACTTCAGAATGCGCAGTAACTTTTTTTCACACTTCTGTAAAAAGAGATGAAATTCGGAACACTTCACAGTTTGGTGTTGTTCGCTTCTTGTTTGTTCCTAACATTTAAAAATGTTTTTTCGCCTTTCCAAAAAGTTTGCAATCTTGTCTTCTCTGCACTCTTTGTAAGTAGGAATAGTTTCCTGGAAAGTAAAGCTCGGTAACTTTCACAAAAAAAGTACAGTAACTTTTTTCCTCACATCCTTAAAAAGAGACTAGATTCGCTTCACTAGAGGTGGAAGAAGGTGCAAGTGCAACAGCTGTTCAAGAAGAGATGCTGGTTGTTGGTGACTGCATCTTCGGTAGTACAGGATAATCGTTAACTCAACAAACTAACATTACTAAACGGTCTTCCCCCAATAAGAGAAAGTAAACAACCAATGAAAGCTTAGCTAGCAAAACAGAAGTCATCGATTATGACTTGCCTTGCAAAATGAATACTTGATAGAACAGACCTCCTGCAGTTCATCATAAAGAATAAAGGAATTAGCTGTACTGAATAATTATGTAAGCCATGGCATGCTTGTGTTGTAGGGACCTACGATTCATGTGCACGTTCAGGTTCAAGATGTGGTGGATGACGCAGAGGATGGGCTCGTCGGGCCGTGACATTCCCGTCGAGACGCAGTTCTTGATCGTCGAGGCCGCCGACGGTGCCGGGGACGAGCAATCCGCGGTGTACACCGTCTTCCTCCCAATCCTGGAGGGCTCATTCCGTGCTGTCCTCCAGGGGAACGAAGATGACGAGCTGGAAATCTGTTTGGAGAGTGGTAAGTAACTGACAGAAGGATCACAGAAACATCTCTTCATCCAGTTCAGGTTCAGCGTAGCTGTTTCATGATGTATGGTAGTgactcttgtttttttttttttctgtaatTCAGGTGATCCAGCTGTGGAATCATTTGAAGGCACCCATCTAGTTTACGTCGGTGCGGGATCGGATCCGTTTGAGGTCATCACAAACGCTGTCAAGTATGTCAATGTTTTCTGCATTTGATCTTCCTATTTTAGTTCCCTACAGTTCTGCAGATCAAACTTGCCAAGTACTAATTTCCCTGAATGAATTGCTTTCTCGCTGACGCCAAATGAATTGCCTATTTGCAGAGCTGTTGAGAGGCACTTGCAGACATTCTCTCACAGGGAAAAAAAGAAGGTACCTTCTTCAAGCAATCCTACATATTAGCATCTGCATGTTGCATCCTTACTACTCCAGGGCCTGTAACTCTCACCTTTCTTCAGATGCCAGACATGCTAAACTGGTTTGGCTGGTGCACATGGGATGCATTTTACACTGATGTGACATCTGAAGGAGTTAAGGAAGGACTACAGAGGTGTTTTACCGGTCTCTTATATTACCGCCGACAATAATGCTTATGATATGCGAATTATACCGAAATTCTACCATTTATTTTTTGTATATTTTCCAGTTTGGAAAAGGGTGGAGTAGCTCCTAAGTTTGTCATAATCGATGACGGATGGCAATCGGTCAGTATGGATCCAGCAGGAAAAGCATGTATAACTGATAATGCAGCCAAGTAAGCTACCTAGAAGAATTCATGCTCTTGATAAAATTGCTAGACCTTTAGTTGTGATCACTGATATATGACCGTCCTCTGCCTATAGCTTCGCAAACAGATTATACAATATCAAGGAGAACCACAAATTTCAGAAGAATGGAAGGAAGGGTCACAGGGAAGATGATCCGGCAAATGGCCTCGCCCATATTGTCAGTGAAATCAAGGGGAAACATGAGCTCAAGTATGGTGTTGCTTGTCAGTGTGCTGCCTCGTCATGCATCATGATAAAATTTGTGTCACAGTACTCATATTTCCTATTTTTTAAATGCCAAAATTCAGGTATGTTTATGTATGGCATGCGATCACTGGGTACTGGGGTGGAGTAAGACCCAGCGCTGATGGGATGGAGCATTATCAATCCAAGATGCAATATCCTGTCTCATCACCAGGAGTTCAGAAGAATGAACCATGTTTGTTCATGGACAACATAGCAGCAAACGGCCTTGGCCTTGTGAACCCTGACAAAATATTCAGCTTCTACAATGAGCTCCACTCGTACCTCGCGTCTGCTGGTATCGACGGCGTGAAAGTAGATGTGCAAAACGTTCTCGAGGCCTTAGGTGCTGGTCATGGTGGAAGGGTGCTTTTGGCTAGGAAGTATCAGCAAGCTCTAGAAGCTTCCATTGCTAGAAATTTCCGTGACAACGACATAATATCATGCATGAGTCACAACACTGATAACTTATACAGGTAAACTTATTTTGCTCATGAAACTATATTTATAGTTTGGCGCACTTGCCTGAAAATATTTTCTCAAAAATTAAAGTTGCCTGAAAATATATTGTTGGTGATTTACATGGTCCTGATTTTGCCACAGTTCGAAAAGAAGCGCAGTAGTGAGAGCCTCAGATGATTTCTGGCCTAGGGACCCGGCTTCACATACCATACACATTGCAGCTGTCGCCTACAATACCGTGTTCGTTGGAGAGTTCATGCAACCAGATTGGGACATGTTCCATGTGAGTAAAAGATCTCTACTATTAGTACATTCTTGTGATCTGATGATACTGTCAATCATCATAATGTCTGAACTTCTATTTTTCCCTGTTGTGCTGACAGAGCGTCCACCCCATGGCGGAATACCACGCCGCGGCACGAGCAGTGGGCGGTTGCGCAATATACGTCAGGTAACAAAACATCACTATAGAGTACATGATTTTCAGTTTTTTCATGTGCTGAAGAACAACACGTTGATGCTAACCCTGTGTGTGATCATGCAGTGACAAACCCGGAAACCATGACTTCGATCTGCTGAGGAAGCTCGTGCTTCCTGATGGATCGATCCTGCGAGCCAAGCTCCCCGGGAGACCGACCAGAGACTGCCTGTTCTCCGATCCTACAAGGGATGGCAAAAGGTTAGCAGTGGACAGACTTGTACTAGCAGATCCATTTCTGGTGCAGCTCTGAACTGATATGAACCGTTTGGTGTTCACTGCAGCATTCTCAAGATCTGGAACCTGAACGCGCACTCGGGCGTGATCGGCGCCTTCAACTGCCAGGGCGCCGGCTGGTGCCGAGCAGGAAAGAAGAACATCATCCACGACCTGCAGCCCGGGACGATCACCGGGGCCGTCCGGGGGCAGGACGTGAGCCGTCTTCCGGAGGTCGCCGGCGACGGCTGGAACGGCGACGTGATCGTCTACTCGCATGTAGCAGGAGAGGTGACCGTCCTGCCGAAAGACGTCGTGTTGCCGGTGACGCTGAGGCCGCGCGAGTACGAGGTCTTCACCGTGGTGCCCCTCAAGCGGCTGCCGACCGGCGCCTCCTTCGCGCCGATCGGCCTGATCGGGATGTTCAACTCCGGTGGGGCGGTGACAGGGGTGagcgacggtgacgatggcggcgtCGAGGTTAAAGTGCGGGGCGCAGGCACGGTGGGAGCCTATTCCTCAGCGAGGCCGAAGAGCGTGGCTGTGGATTCCGAGGCGGTCGATTTCTCCTACCACGACGGCACCGGCCTGGTCACCTTTGAAGTCGGCGTGCCGGAGCGGGAACTCTACTCGTGGACTGTCTCGATAGAGTACTGAGACCTGATGCTTGGGGTGTGGCAGACTGACGGGAAAGGGATGGGAAAATAATTCTATGGGACCTGACTACATGAGAAGTTCAGACGAAGGATCTGAACGTTTCTGAAGAACAAAAGATGGATTATGACTTCTGAGAATTTCATGGTCGTATACTAATGGGAGAACGGCCGTGTACTCTCAAAATAGCGAAGACACTAAGCCTGCCTTGGTGGAGCTGTGCTGTTTTGTTCTTGCAGAGGTTGCATTGTGTTGCTTGTGATTTGTTTTAGGGTATTTGACAATTGACATGTGCACTGAGAGAAATAAGAGGACATAGTGGACACTAAACATTGTGTATGAATCGGAGGTTAAGTGAAAAGATTGATTAAATGGTGGTTTTTAGCCGTGATGGTTTTTTGTTTTGTGTGATATGTTCTACAATATTTTGAGAACTTTTAGCATCAAAACGACATGGAAGCCCTCGGCAGTGAATGTGCTGAATGTTGATCCTTTTTAATAAACAAACCTGCTATTTTTTATTGAATAGATAAAATGTGTACAGGAATGATTACAGAAATTGGAACGCCTAGCCAAAGATAGGGCCCGGTCTCATAATTACTTCGCATTTTTGGTTTAGTTAATGTCAAAGTAGGTAAAGTTTgattaaatatttagaaaaatatcatCTGAATATATTGTGCTAGATTTTTtataaatatattttcatattatatacaTTTAATATTatgaatgtttatatttttacctACATTTCTTGGTTAAATTTGctaaattttaaatttgactgAACTTAGAATGcgaagtaaataaaaacagagaacACTGAAGATGCTTAACAAGATCGTGGGCCTCAAAATTTTGAAGCTATACCCACATGAACAAAACTACAATCTTGAAAAGAACAACTTCTTTCCTTGATCTGTCGAACTATTGATCTGTACTTTCAACTAGTTTTTTCATACTCCCTCTATTCACAAACAAATAAACATatacttttttaaaaaaatggacTGAATCAGAAAATGCATAGGGATGGTGCAAGCCTCCATTTTTTTAGTTCCACCATCTCCAATGAGCTAAGTGTATGTAAAAATGAGAAAATCATGTCCGAAATGTTATTGTGTTTGATTTCCGTGCATTGAGAAAGAAGAAATTTTCTGTAAAGTAAAATATATATACTAAAAGATAGAAATACACTCTtttctagacatattttaaaGAAAGTGATTACGACATTGCAATCAGATACAACCCGTGTAATAGGCAgtgatttttcttttgttgagaatCAAGACATGGAACGTACTATATGTTAAACCGAAAATACCAGGATGAACCCGGGTGAATGTGCGTGTATTTTTTTGTTAAATTATACGTATAAAATTTAAAATagcatttttaaaaaaattcttcaTAATGGGTTGCACGCGCACCCGGTTTCATGATTTTGGACTGCCGTTAAACCTCTCCATTTCATGCTTTTGGACTAGCCCAGCCCGGTCCAGCCATCGGGGCAACATTTTAGGCCCAGGCCTAGGATTTTTAGGCCAAGCCacaggccgggctgcccatgaccAGAAGTAATGCGTAAGGGTGAAAATAAATAATGCAAAGTGCATACACGTACGCCGCCACCGCCTGGGTTCAAGGCCGGTGCACCTCACCCGGCCAGACCACTGGTGCGCTCTATCCTCCGTCCGTGCCGCGCAATGTCGCTCTCGTTCAGATCATGCCCATGATAGACCATGCAGTGTCCATTCTCATCTCACGGTGGCAGGATCCATTTGCGTGGTCCGGCAAGCAACTACAGTACAACTCTTTGAGTATATTTTCACTTGCTCTAAGAACCGTGTGGATCTGCACTCTCTTTTTTAGAGTAACCGCGTCAGTTCATTTATCAATATCCAATTTTCAATCTATAGGTAGGGGACATGAACTCCCCTTCTCACCAGCTGGACAGATACCCACCCAATTTTGTTGGGACGGCACCTGATTCGAGATAATCTAAAGTAGACACGACCATCATGCACTTTCGAAGTACTTTATTTAGCATCACATTCACGTGAATGTAAACTCAGCTACGAATATTTCCTTCGGAGCCAGCTTGTTTTGTGGTCATTGCATTACAGCATCTCTAGTGGCGCCTTCATAGAGGCAGTGGCGGacgcagatttttttttttgcgcacCCCCCAAAATGTGAAAACCTTTGCATAATGAAGTAATGAACAATGTACAAGACAAATTCATTGCATTGGAGTTCAACACATATATCAAATATGCACGATTACAATACAAATAGTTCAAAATATTGAAACATGACTTTTTCTAAAAAAGTAGCGCAATTTGGCTTTTTCTCTTCATTTATACGGAATTGAAACATTGAAACATTAATAATTTAGCAATTTTATGTGTTCTTCAA contains the following coding sequences:
- the LOC124690165 gene encoding probable galactinol--sucrose galactosyltransferase 1, which gives rise to MTVGAGIAVQEDGSLVALGATVLTEVRDNVLVTPAAGGGMLDGAFLGVRSAPAGSRSVFPVGKLRDLRFMCTFRFKMWWMTQRMGSSGRDIPVETQFLIVEAADGAGDEQSAVYTVFLPILEGSFRAVLQGNEDDELEICLESGDPAVESFEGTHLVYVGAGSDPFEVITNAVKAVERHLQTFSHREKKKMPDMLNWFGWCTWDAFYTDVTSEGVKEGLQSLEKGGVAPKFVIIDDGWQSVSMDPAGKACITDNAANFANRLYNIKENHKFQKNGRKGHREDDPANGLAHIVSEIKGKHELKYVYVWHAITGYWGGVRPSADGMEHYQSKMQYPVSSPGVQKNEPCLFMDNIAANGLGLVNPDKIFSFYNELHSYLASAGIDGVKVDVQNVLEALGAGHGGRVLLARKYQQALEASIARNFRDNDIISCMSHNTDNLYSSKRSAVVRASDDFWPRDPASHTIHIAAVAYNTVFVGEFMQPDWDMFHSVHPMAEYHAAARAVGGCAIYVSDKPGNHDFDLLRKLVLPDGSILRAKLPGRPTRDCLFSDPTRDGKSILKIWNLNAHSGVIGAFNCQGAGWCRAGKKNIIHDLQPGTITGAVRGQDVSRLPEVAGDGWNGDVIVYSHVAGEVTVLPKDVVLPVTLRPREYEVFTVVPLKRLPTGASFAPIGLIGMFNSGGAVTGVSDGDDGGVEVKVRGAGTVGAYSSARPKSVAVDSEAVDFSYHDGTGLVTFEVGVPERELYSWTVSIEY